AAAGCAATTGCCTGGTTTGTAGAACAAGGTAAAGGTGAAAAGAAAATTTCTTACCGTTTACGTGACTGGCTATTTTCAAGACAACGTTATTGGGGAGAACCAATCCCGATTATTCATTGGGAAGATGGTACAATGACAGCGTTGGACGAGTCTGAGTTGCCGTTAGAGTTACCGAAAACATCCAATATTAAACCGAGTGGAACGGGTGAATCACCACTTGCCAATATCGACGACTGGGTAAATGTTGTTGATCCGAAGACTGGCATGAAAGGTCGCCGTGAAACGAATACAATGCCGCAATGGGCGGGAAGCTGCTGGTATTACTTACGTTATATCGATCCAAATAACGACGAAATGCTCATTGACCCAGAACTAGCGAAACGTTGGTTACCTGTTGACATTTATGTCGGGGGAGCAGAACACGCGGTTCTTCACTTATTGTACGCACGCTTCTGGCATAAAGTGCTATATGATATTGGCGTCGTTGAAACAAAAGAACCTTTCCAAAAGTTGTTTAACCAAGGTATGATTTTAGGTGAAGGTAACGAGAAAATGTCCAAGTCAATTGGAAATGTTATTAACCCTGATGATATCGTTCATTCACACGGTGCAGATACACTTCGCCTATACGAAATGTTCATGGGACCGCTTGACGCATCAAAAGCTTGGTCAACAAATGGACTTGACGGTGCAAGACGTTTCTTAGACCGTATTTGGCGCTTGTTTATGAATGAAGATGGCACACTTAGCGAGAAAATTAGTGGGGAGCCGGGCGGAGCACTTGAAAAAGTGTATCATCAGACGGTGAAAAAAGTAACGAATGATTATGAAGCAATGCACAATAATACAGCGATTTCTCAAATGATGGTATTCATTAATGAATGTTATAAAGCGGATCAAGTACCAACTGCTTATGCTGAAGGATTTGTGAAGTTAATTTCTCCGATTACACCGCATCTTGCGGAAGAGTTATGGGAGAAACTTGGCCATACGGATACAATTACGTATGAAGAGTGGCCAACTTATGATGAATCTAAATTAGTAGACGATACCGTAGAAATCGCTGTTCAAATTAACGGAAGAGTACGTGCACGTATTGAAGTTGCGAAAGACAGCACGAAAGAAGAACTCGAACAAATCGCGCTAGAAGACGAGAAAGTGAACGAGTTTTTAGCTGGAAAAGAAGTGAAGAAGATTATTGGTATTCCAGGGAGACTTGTGAATATCGTCGCACCATAATTGTAAAATGAAAAACGCGTATCCAATGAAGGATACGCGTTTTTTTGCGTGATGATTAGACAAAAAGCGTGGCATAATGACCGGCGCTCATCCCTGCAATTCTACCTGTGACAAGTGCGGATGTAATATTATAGCCTCCTGTATAGCCATGGACATCTAAGATTTCGCCGCAAAAATAGAGACCGTCTTTCTTTTTGGAAGCCATTGTTTTTGGAACGATTTCTTTGGTTGAAACGCCACCTCCTGTTACGAAGGCCCTTTCGATAGGTTGCGTGCCATTCACTTCCAACGTAAAGGATTTAAGTAAATGAGCGAGTGCCCGTAACTTTTCAGCAGATAAGGTGGCGCCAGTTTCAGTTGGGTCAATCGTCGCTCGCTCTAATAAAAAATGTAGCCATTTCTCAGGCACAATGCCTTTTAAAGAATTATTCACTTGTTTTTTAGCATCTTCCTTAACCGTTCTGTTGATTAGCTGGAATACTTCTTCTTCGTTTTGTGAAGGAAGTGTATCGATATTCATTGTTACTGGTTTGTTGCCGTTTTTCATCCGTTCTTTGACGACAAATTGACTGCATCGCAAAATTGCGGGACCACTTAATCCGAAGTGAGTGAAAAGCATATCCATCGTATGCGTAACGAGTGTTTTTCCTTTCGCGTTTAAAACGGATACGGCCGCATCTCGAAGTGCAAGCCCTTGAAGCTCTTTGGAAATGATAAATGGTTCACTTGATAGTAAAGGAACTTCAGTCGGATACAGCGTTGTAATTGTGTGACCTGCCCGTTCCGCCCAAGGATATCCATCCCCAGTGCTCCCAGTTTGCGGGACTGCTTTTCCACCAACTGCTAAAACAACCGCATGGGCACGAATTTCTTCGCCATTATCGAGACGAACACCGAGAATCTTTTCGTCATCCATTAACAATTTTGCAACTTTTGTTTCTAATTTTAAGTCTACATTGAGTCGTTTCATTTCTTCTAATAATGCATTCACAACATCTTTTGCTTTATTTGAAACCGGAAACATCCTTCCATGATCCTCTTCTTTAAGGGGAACACCTAAGTTTTCAAAGAAATGAATAATATCTTCATTATTAAATACGGAAAACGGACCATATAAAAAACGACCATTTCCCGGGATATTCTTAATAATCTCTTCTTGAGGAAGACGATTTGTTACGTTACAGCGGCCTCCACCAGAAATCGCCAGTTTATTTCCTGGTTTTTTCCCTTTTTCAAGGAGCAGTACTTTGCTTCCGTTTTCTGCAGCCGCAATGGAAGCCATCAAACCAGACGGGCCTGCACCAATAATAATTACGTCATACATTAAATTGAACCACACTTTCGTAGAATGTTGTATAATATATAGTTTGAGTAGATTTCATATATTTATAAAACAAGAATTTTTCATTGCGTTAGGAAGCATAGACTTTTTCATTAAGCTTGTCGCACCAAAGCGCTTCCTTTGGCATGTCTTATTATACATCATTCAATGTTAATGATTGTGTAATGTGGTCGTCAAGGGTAAACTATTAGATAGATTTTAGAGAATGGAAGGATTAATTATGTCGTCAAAACTTCTTAAAGGTACCGCCATTTTAACGATTGGGCTGTTTCTTTCGAAAGCGCTCGGTCTATTTTACCTCATTCCTTTTTATGCAATTGTTGGGGAAGAAAATATTGGATTATACCAATATGCTTATATCCCTTATAACATTGCTTTGTCTATTGCGATTTCCGGTGCGCCGCTCGCGATTTCTAAATTCGTGTCAAAATACAATGCCCTCGGCGATTATGCGACGGGTCGTAAAATATTAAGAGGTAGTATGGGCATCATGATCCTTTCGGGGATTGTATCTTTTTTAATATTATTCTTTTTGGCTGAGCCAATTGCCCATCTTGTTCGTACAGATGATGAGCAGATTTTCACAGTTGAAGAAATTGCCAGTGTGATTCGTTGGGTCAGTTATGCACTTCTTGTTGTTCCGATGATGAGCATTGTTCGCGGATTTTTGCAAGGTTATAATAAAATGGAGCCGACCGCCGTTTCTCAACTGGTCGAGCAAATTGTCCGTATTGCGGTTGTCTTAATAGGTGGATTTATCGTCGTGAATTTCTTACATGAATCCCCTAAAGTGGCCGTGAATTTTGCGGTTTTTGCTGCAGCGATTGGTGCGATTGCTAGTCTCGGGGTATTGTATTTTTATTGGAGAAAATATAAACCAGAATTTGATTATTTATTAGCGAAAAGTCCACCAGCGAGTGACGTAACGATTAAAGATATGTATGCAGAAGTTTTCACGTATATTATTCCTTTTGTATTAGTCGGTGTAATCAATCCACTTTACCAATTTGTAGATATGATTACATTTAACAGTGCGATGAAATCAATTGGGCTTGCAGCAGTATCTGATACTTATTTAGGTATGTTAAACCTTTTGACACATAAATTTGTTATGATTCCCGTAATGGTTGCGACTGGCTTCTCCATGGCATTAATCCCGGTAATTACAGCAGATTATACGAAGAAAAACCAAATCGGAATTACTCGTTCATTGGACCAAACGTACCAAATTATGATGTATTTAACAGTTCCAATGGTCATTGGATTGGCTGTACTATCTGATGAGTTATATCAGCTTTTATACAGCAAAAGCGATGTCGGGGCCGCAATACTCGCGAGTTATGCGCCCGTTGCCATTCTCTTTGGATTATACACGGTAACTGCCGCTATTTTACAGGGAATTGACCGCCATAAGTGGATTGTATTTACGTCTTTATTCGGCTTATTATTAAAATTAATGTTAAACATTCCTTTGATAAAATTATTTGAAACGAATGGGGCAATCATTGCGACGGCGATTGGCTATTCAGTTGCAGTTGGCCTAAACATATTTATTATTACAAAGACGCTTCACTATCATTCAAAATTGGTGTTTAGAAGATTAATTCTCATCGGGATTTTGAATGTCGTCATGTTTATCGCTGTTTTCTTTACATTAAAAGGATTAAATGCGGTAAACCCCGTAGACGGCAAGATGCAGGCATTGTTATATATCCTCATTTGTGCGGGGGTAGGCGTGATCGTTTACGGATATTTATCACTCAAAACAGGTTTGGCACAAAAGCTTTTCGGTGAACGATTAACAAGAATTACAAATAAACTCGGATTGTAGGTGGTGATTGCATTGCGGTTAGATAAATTATTAGCAAATATGGGGTTTGGATCACGAAAAGAAGTGAAGCAGTTATTGAAAAATGGTGCAGTTCGTGTCAATGATCAAGTGGCAAAAAAGCCAAATATTCATATTGATACAACTGAAGATATTGTCACTTGTTATGGGGAACCTGTCATTTATCGAGAGTTTATCTATTTAATGATGAATAAAAAGCAAGGTGTACTTTCAGCAACGGAAGATTTGAGAGAGAAAACAGTAATTGATTTACTCAGCGATGAACATCGACATTTCAGCCCTTTTCCGGTTGGACGCTTAGATAAAGATACTGAAGGGTTTTTATTAATCTCAAACAATGGAAAGTTAGCGCACAATTTATTGTCACCCAGAAAAAATGTACCGAAAACGTATTATGCACACGTAGCAGGCATTGTGACTGAAGAGGATATTCAAGCTTTTTCAGACGGCGTGACATTAGATGATGGCTATGAAACAAAACCAGGCGAATTAAAAATATTAAAATCAGATACAGTATCAGAAATTGAACTGACGATTACGGAAGGTAAATTTCATCAAGTGAAGCGGATG
This window of the Sporosarcina ureilytica genome carries:
- a CDS encoding NAD(P)/FAD-dependent oxidoreductase; this encodes MYDVIIIGAGPSGLMASIAAAENGSKVLLLEKGKKPGNKLAISGGGRCNVTNRLPQEEIIKNIPGNGRFLYGPFSVFNNEDIIHFFENLGVPLKEEDHGRMFPVSNKAKDVVNALLEEMKRLNVDLKLETKVAKLLMDDEKILGVRLDNGEEIRAHAVVLAVGGKAVPQTGSTGDGYPWAERAGHTITTLYPTEVPLLSSEPFIISKELQGLALRDAAVSVLNAKGKTLVTHTMDMLFTHFGLSGPAILRCSQFVVKERMKNGNKPVTMNIDTLPSQNEEEVFQLINRTVKEDAKKQVNNSLKGIVPEKWLHFLLERATIDPTETGATLSAEKLRALAHLLKSFTLEVNGTQPIERAFVTGGGVSTKEIVPKTMASKKKDGLYFCGEILDVHGYTGGYNITSALVTGRIAGMSAGHYATLFV
- a CDS encoding putative polysaccharide biosynthesis protein, translated to MSSKLLKGTAILTIGLFLSKALGLFYLIPFYAIVGEENIGLYQYAYIPYNIALSIAISGAPLAISKFVSKYNALGDYATGRKILRGSMGIMILSGIVSFLILFFLAEPIAHLVRTDDEQIFTVEEIASVIRWVSYALLVVPMMSIVRGFLQGYNKMEPTAVSQLVEQIVRIAVVLIGGFIVVNFLHESPKVAVNFAVFAAAIGAIASLGVLYFYWRKYKPEFDYLLAKSPPASDVTIKDMYAEVFTYIIPFVLVGVINPLYQFVDMITFNSAMKSIGLAAVSDTYLGMLNLLTHKFVMIPVMVATGFSMALIPVITADYTKKNQIGITRSLDQTYQIMMYLTVPMVIGLAVLSDELYQLLYSKSDVGAAILASYAPVAILFGLYTVTAAILQGIDRHKWIVFTSLFGLLLKLMLNIPLIKLFETNGAIIATAIGYSVAVGLNIFIITKTLHYHSKLVFRRLILIGILNVVMFIAVFFTLKGLNAVNPVDGKMQALLYILICAGVGVIVYGYLSLKTGLAQKLFGERLTRITNKLGL
- a CDS encoding pseudouridine synthase, yielding MRLDKLLANMGFGSRKEVKQLLKNGAVRVNDQVAKKPNIHIDTTEDIVTCYGEPVIYREFIYLMMNKKQGVLSATEDLREKTVIDLLSDEHRHFSPFPVGRLDKDTEGFLLISNNGKLAHNLLSPRKNVPKTYYAHVAGIVTEEDIQAFSDGVTLDDGYETKPGELKILKSDTVSEIELTITEGKFHQVKRMFEAVDKKVVYLKRLSMGPLQLDETIPLGSYRELTAEELHLLEDIAEE
- the leuS gene encoding leucine--tRNA ligase, coding for MSYNHDQIEKKWQQYWEENKTYKMTNDPSKPKFYALDMFPYPSGAGLHVGHPLGYIATDILSSFKRKQGYNVLHPMGWDAFGLPAEQYALDTGNDPAEFTAKNIATFKRQMKDLGFSYDWDREINTTDPSYYKWTQWIFIQLYKKGLAYVDEVDVNWCPALGTVLANEEIIDGLSERGGHPVERRPMRQWVLRITEYADRLLEDLDDLDWPESLKDMQRNWIGRSEGAELTFEIEGTDKSFKAFTTRPDTIFGATYAVLAPEHKLVAEITTEEQKEAVEAYLQEVKLKSDLERTDLADEKTGVFTGAYAINPASGEKMPIWIADYVLVSYGTGAIMAVPAHDERDYEFATKFDLPIVEVVEGGEITKEAYVGDGPHINSDFLNGLQKEEAIEKAIAWFVEQGKGEKKISYRLRDWLFSRQRYWGEPIPIIHWEDGTMTALDESELPLELPKTSNIKPSGTGESPLANIDDWVNVVDPKTGMKGRRETNTMPQWAGSCWYYLRYIDPNNDEMLIDPELAKRWLPVDIYVGGAEHAVLHLLYARFWHKVLYDIGVVETKEPFQKLFNQGMILGEGNEKMSKSIGNVINPDDIVHSHGADTLRLYEMFMGPLDASKAWSTNGLDGARRFLDRIWRLFMNEDGTLSEKISGEPGGALEKVYHQTVKKVTNDYEAMHNNTAISQMMVFINECYKADQVPTAYAEGFVKLISPITPHLAEELWEKLGHTDTITYEEWPTYDESKLVDDTVEIAVQINGRVRARIEVAKDSTKEELEQIALEDEKVNEFLAGKEVKKIIGIPGRLVNIVAP